In Xanthomonas sp. SI, the following are encoded in one genomic region:
- the treS gene encoding maltose alpha-D-glucosyltransferase yields MNAAVPLSADSEASPLAHDALWYKDAIIYQVHVKSFFDSNDDGIGDFPGLISKLDYIADLGVDTIWLLPFYPSPRRDDGYDIAEYMAVHPDYGSIADFERLVAQAHARGIRIVTELVINHTSDQHSWFQRARNAPAGSPERDFYVWSDSDQDYAGTRIIFCDTENSNWTWDPVAGQYFWHRFYSHQPDLNFDNPAVLEAVLEVMRFWLDLGVDGLRLDAVPYLIERDGTSNENLPETHAILRRIRATLDAEYPDRMLLAEANMWPEDTQQYFGENADECHMAFHFPLMPRMYMAIAREDRFPITDIMRQTPEIPESCQWAIFLRNHDELTLEMVTDSERDYLWQTYAADRRARINLGIRRRLAPLLERDRRRIELMTSLLLTMPGTPVLYYGDEIGMGDNIHLGDRDGVRTPMQWSIDRNGGFSRADPAALVLPPIMDPLYGFQAVNVEAQQRDQHSLLTWTRRILSVRKRYRAFGRGTLRFLYPGNRRLLAYLRCHEDETVLCVANLSHTLQAVELDLSEFEGRVPVDIIGGGSFPPIGRLTYLLTVPAFGFYAFQLVGNATLPDWHVPAPMPLPDYQTLVLRGAVDADALLPHLGTLERDILPTWLSTRRWFAAKDRALRSVRIARRTPLPGTDALTMLEIEAELEHGEYERYMLPLGIVWDREQPSVLAEQLALARVRHGREVGYLTDGFALKSLTRTTLAALREGAVLSVDGETHAGADAAPEQIRFCPTPALAAVEIADDAEIRWLSAEQSNSSLIVGDKAVFKLLRRVSAGANPEIELGERLTAIGYANAAPLFGHVTRVDAQGVETTLALLQGFVRNQGDAWRWTLDHLARGAEEYAAAQDDAAREESVAGYDAFAAVVGRRLAELHDVLAQPTNAAAFAPQPVDAAAARQVVAGVEHEVQAMWDTLAAHRDSSEDGAERAVVDALLAERPRLDAWLQQAPALLDGALLTRVHGDFHLGQILVAFDDVVLIDFEGEPAKSLDERRAKASPLHDVAGFLRSLDYASEVSARGEEGTAARAGVGLDTALDAFLSAFRSRASATFLSAYRQVLDASPHPWVAPAAFETTTLLFLIEKASYEIRYEAANRPAWIMVPIQGLLRILERFPAPQEAIR; encoded by the coding sequence ATGAATGCTGCAGTTCCCTTGTCCGCCGATAGCGAGGCAAGCCCGCTCGCGCACGATGCACTCTGGTACAAGGACGCGATCATCTACCAGGTGCACGTCAAGTCGTTCTTCGACTCCAACGACGATGGCATCGGCGATTTCCCCGGCCTGATCTCCAAGCTCGACTACATCGCCGACCTCGGCGTGGACACCATCTGGCTGCTGCCGTTCTATCCCAGCCCGCGCCGCGACGACGGCTACGACATCGCCGAATACATGGCCGTGCATCCGGACTACGGCAGCATCGCCGACTTCGAACGGCTGGTGGCGCAGGCGCACGCGCGCGGCATCCGCATCGTCACCGAACTGGTGATCAACCACACCTCCGACCAGCATTCCTGGTTCCAGCGTGCGCGCAACGCGCCGGCCGGCTCGCCGGAACGCGACTTCTACGTGTGGTCCGACAGCGACCAGGACTACGCCGGCACCCGCATCATCTTCTGCGACACCGAGAACTCCAACTGGACCTGGGACCCGGTCGCCGGCCAATACTTCTGGCACCGCTTCTATTCGCACCAGCCCGACCTCAACTTCGACAACCCGGCCGTGCTGGAAGCGGTGCTGGAAGTGATGCGCTTCTGGCTCGACCTGGGCGTGGACGGCCTGCGCCTGGACGCGGTGCCGTACCTGATCGAGCGCGACGGCACCTCCAACGAGAACCTGCCTGAAACCCACGCCATCCTGCGCCGCATCCGCGCCACGCTTGACGCCGAATATCCCGACCGCATGCTGCTGGCCGAGGCCAACATGTGGCCGGAAGACACCCAGCAGTACTTCGGCGAGAACGCCGACGAATGCCACATGGCGTTCCACTTCCCGCTGATGCCGCGCATGTACATGGCCATCGCGCGCGAAGACCGCTTCCCGATCACCGACATCATGCGCCAGACCCCGGAAATCCCGGAGAGCTGCCAGTGGGCGATCTTCCTGCGCAATCACGACGAGCTGACCCTGGAAATGGTCACCGACTCGGAGCGCGACTACCTGTGGCAGACCTACGCCGCCGACCGCCGTGCGCGCATCAACTTAGGCATTCGCCGGCGCCTGGCGCCGCTGCTCGAACGCGACCGCCGCCGCATCGAACTGATGACCTCGCTGCTGCTGACCATGCCCGGCACCCCGGTGCTGTACTACGGCGACGAGATCGGCATGGGCGACAACATCCACCTTGGCGATCGCGATGGCGTGCGCACGCCGATGCAGTGGTCGATCGACCGCAACGGCGGGTTCTCGCGCGCCGATCCAGCCGCGCTGGTGCTGCCGCCGATCATGGACCCGCTGTACGGCTTCCAGGCGGTCAACGTCGAAGCGCAGCAGCGCGACCAGCATTCGCTGCTGACCTGGACCCGGCGCATCCTGTCGGTGCGCAAGCGCTACCGCGCCTTCGGCCGCGGCACGCTGCGCTTTCTGTATCCCGGCAACCGCCGCCTGCTCGCCTACCTGCGCTGCCACGAGGACGAGACCGTGCTGTGCGTGGCCAACCTGTCGCACACGCTGCAGGCGGTGGAGCTGGACCTGTCCGAATTCGAAGGCCGCGTGCCGGTGGACATCATCGGCGGCGGCAGCTTCCCGCCGATCGGGCGTCTGACCTACCTGCTCACCGTGCCGGCGTTCGGTTTCTACGCGTTCCAACTGGTCGGCAACGCTACCCTGCCGGATTGGCACGTGCCCGCGCCGATGCCGCTGCCCGATTATCAGACCCTGGTGCTGCGCGGCGCAGTCGATGCCGATGCGTTGCTGCCGCACCTGGGCACGCTGGAGCGCGACATCCTGCCGACCTGGCTGTCCACGCGGCGCTGGTTCGCGGCCAAGGACCGCGCCTTGCGTAGCGTACGCATCGCCCGCCGCACCCCGCTGCCCGGCACCGACGCCTTGACCATGCTGGAGATCGAAGCGGAGCTGGAGCACGGCGAATACGAACGCTACATGCTGCCGCTGGGCATCGTCTGGGACCGCGAACAACCCAGCGTGCTCGCCGAACAGCTGGCGCTGGCGCGGGTGCGGCACGGCCGTGAAGTCGGCTATCTCACCGATGGCTTCGCGCTGAAATCGCTGACCCGCACCACGCTTGCCGCATTGCGCGAAGGCGCGGTGCTGTCGGTCGATGGCGAGACCCACGCCGGTGCCGATGCCGCGCCCGAACAGATCCGCTTCTGCCCCACGCCGGCGCTGGCCGCGGTCGAGATCGCCGACGACGCCGAGATCCGCTGGCTGTCGGCCGAGCAGAGCAACAGCTCGCTGATCGTCGGCGACAAGGCGGTGTTCAAACTGCTGCGCCGTGTCTCCGCCGGCGCCAACCCCGAGATCGAACTCGGCGAGCGGCTGACCGCGATCGGTTACGCGAACGCGGCGCCACTGTTCGGCCACGTCACCCGCGTCGACGCGCAGGGCGTGGAAACCACCCTGGCCCTGCTGCAAGGCTTCGTGCGCAACCAGGGCGACGCCTGGCGCTGGACCCTGGATCACCTGGCGCGCGGCGCCGAGGAATACGCCGCCGCGCAGGACGATGCCGCGCGCGAGGAGAGCGTGGCCGGCTACGATGCCTTCGCCGCCGTGGTCGGGCGGCGCCTGGCCGAACTGCACGACGTGCTGGCGCAACCCACCAATGCCGCCGCGTTCGCGCCGCAACCGGTGGATGCGGCGGCCGCACGGCAGGTGGTCGCCGGCGTGGAGCACGAGGTGCAGGCGATGTGGGACACCTTGGCTGCGCATCGCGACAGCAGCGAGGACGGCGCCGAGCGCGCCGTGGTGGACGCATTGCTGGCCGAACGCCCGCGCCTGGACGCCTGGTTGCAACAGGCGCCGGCCCTGCTCGATGGCGCACTGCTGACCCGCGTGCACGGCGATTTCCACCTCGGCCAGATCCTGGTCGCGTTCGACGACGTGGTGCTGATCGACTTCGAAGGCGAGCCGGCCAAGTCGCTGGACGAACGCCGCGCCAAGGCCAGCCCGCTGCACGACGTGGCCGGCTTCCTGCGCTCGCTCGATTACGCCAGCGAAGTCTCCGCACGCGGCGAAGAGGGCACCGCCGCACGCGCCGGGGTCGGCCTGGACACCGCGCTGGACGCCTTCCTGTCCGCATTCCGTAGCCGCGCCAGCGCCACCTTCCTGTCGGCCTACCGCCAGGTGCTCGACGCCAGCCCGCATCCGTGGGTCGCGCCGGCCGCCTTCGAAACCACCACCCTGTTGTTCCTGATCGAAAAGGCCAGCTATGAAATTCGCTACGAGGCCGCCAACCGCCCGGCCTGGATCATGGTGCCGATACAGGGATTGCTGCGCATACTCGAACGCTTTCCCGCGCCACAGGAGGCGATTCGATGA
- the glgB gene encoding 1,4-alpha-glucan branching protein GlgB: protein MSDVGHTWDEATLRAFANARHGDPFAVLGAHRIGDARVLRSHLPGAEAVTAVLDDGREVPLQEGPSPGFFAATLPDDSRYRLRIRWPGGEQETEDAYAFGPQLSDFDLHLIAEGHHLQLADALGANVVEVDGVRGTRFAVWAPNATRVAVIGDFNTWDPRRHPMRLRHQAGVWELFVPGVEAGAHYKYALRGPRGEDLPAKADPVARRAELAPGTASIVPDPTPFQWRDDAWMAARARRHSPNAPLSVYEIHAGSWMHADDGSMLDWDALADRLIPYVADMGFTHIELMPVTEHPFGGSWGYQPLGLFAPTARFGSPDGFARFVDRCHREDIGVIVDWVPAHFPTDAHGLAHFDGTSLYEHADPREGFHRDWNTLIYNHGRREVSGFLIASALEFLQRYHVDGLRVDAVASMLYRDYSRNAGEWVPNIHGGRENYETIAFLRRLNQVVAEHAPGAITIAEESTAWPGVTADLAHGGLGFNYKWNMGWMHDSLHYIELDPIYRRYHHGELTFSMVYAYSERFMLPISHDEVVHGKRSLLGRMPGDDWQRFANLRAYLGYMYTHPGRKLLFMGCEIAQPTEWNHDAALPWHLLDDPRHRGIQRLVRDLNRLYAEHPALHARDDDPDGFAWVIGDDAGNSLFAYLRTAQGSDAPLLVVANLTPLVHHGYRIGVPRGGRWRELLNSDAEIYGGSNTGNGGSVRTEAIGAHGHPASLSLTIPPLGVLVLGLED, encoded by the coding sequence ATGAGTGATGTCGGCCACACCTGGGACGAGGCAACGCTGCGCGCGTTCGCCAACGCCCGCCACGGCGATCCGTTCGCCGTGCTCGGTGCGCACCGCATCGGCGACGCGCGCGTGCTGCGCAGCCACCTGCCCGGGGCCGAAGCGGTCACCGCGGTGCTCGACGACGGCCGCGAAGTGCCGCTGCAGGAAGGCCCCAGCCCCGGCTTCTTCGCCGCCACGCTGCCCGACGATAGCCGCTACCGGCTGCGCATCCGCTGGCCCGGCGGCGAGCAGGAAACCGAGGACGCCTATGCGTTCGGCCCGCAGCTCAGCGACTTCGACCTGCACCTGATTGCCGAAGGCCACCACCTGCAGCTGGCCGACGCACTCGGCGCCAACGTGGTCGAAGTGGACGGCGTGCGCGGCACCCGTTTCGCGGTGTGGGCGCCCAACGCCACCCGCGTGGCGGTGATCGGCGACTTCAACACCTGGGACCCGCGCCGCCACCCGATGCGCCTGCGCCACCAGGCCGGCGTGTGGGAACTGTTCGTGCCCGGCGTCGAGGCCGGCGCGCACTACAAGTACGCCCTGCGCGGCCCGCGTGGCGAAGACCTGCCGGCGAAGGCCGACCCGGTCGCGCGCCGCGCCGAACTGGCGCCCGGCACCGCTTCGATCGTGCCCGATCCCACCCCGTTCCAGTGGCGCGACGACGCCTGGATGGCCGCGCGTGCGCGCCGCCACAGCCCCAACGCACCGCTGAGCGTGTACGAGATCCACGCCGGTTCGTGGATGCACGCCGACGACGGCAGCATGCTCGACTGGGACGCCCTGGCCGACCGCCTGATCCCCTACGTCGCCGACATGGGCTTCACCCATATCGAACTGATGCCGGTCACCGAACACCCGTTCGGCGGCTCCTGGGGCTACCAGCCGCTGGGCCTGTTCGCGCCCACCGCGCGCTTCGGCTCGCCCGATGGCTTCGCCCGCTTCGTCGACCGCTGCCACCGCGAAGACATCGGCGTCATCGTCGATTGGGTGCCGGCGCATTTCCCCACCGACGCGCACGGCCTGGCCCATTTCGACGGCACCTCGCTGTACGAACACGCCGACCCGCGCGAAGGCTTCCACCGCGACTGGAACACGCTCATCTACAACCACGGCCGGCGCGAAGTCTCCGGCTTCCTGATCGCCAGCGCCCTGGAATTCCTGCAGCGCTACCACGTGGACGGCCTGCGCGTGGACGCCGTCGCGTCCATGCTGTATCGCGACTACAGCCGCAACGCCGGCGAGTGGGTGCCCAACATCCACGGCGGCCGCGAGAACTACGAAACCATCGCCTTCCTGCGCCGGCTCAATCAGGTCGTGGCCGAACACGCCCCGGGCGCCATCACCATCGCCGAAGAATCCACCGCCTGGCCGGGCGTTACAGCGGATCTGGCGCACGGCGGCCTGGGCTTCAACTACAAGTGGAACATGGGCTGGATGCACGACAGCCTGCACTACATCGAACTGGACCCGATCTACCGCCGCTACCACCACGGCGAACTGACCTTCAGCATGGTCTACGCGTATTCCGAGCGCTTCATGCTGCCCATCTCCCACGACGAAGTGGTGCACGGCAAACGCTCTCTGCTCGGGCGCATGCCCGGCGACGACTGGCAGCGCTTCGCCAACCTGCGCGCCTACCTCGGCTACATGTACACCCACCCCGGGCGCAAGTTGCTGTTCATGGGCTGCGAAATCGCCCAGCCCACCGAGTGGAACCACGACGCCGCGCTGCCCTGGCACCTGCTCGACGACCCGCGCCACCGCGGCATCCAGCGTCTGGTCCGCGACCTCAACCGCCTGTACGCCGAACACCCCGCGTTGCACGCCCGCGACGACGACCCCGACGGCTTCGCCTGGGTCATCGGCGACGACGCCGGCAACAGCCTGTTCGCCTACCTGCGCACCGCCCAGGGCAGCGACGCCCCGCTGCTGGTGGTGGCCAACCTCACCCCGCTGGTGCACCACGGCTACCGCATCGGCGTGCCTCGCGGCGGCCGCTGGCGCGAACTGCTGAACTCCGATGCGGAAATCTACGGCGGCAGCAACACCGGCAACGGCGGCAGCGTACGCACCGAGGCCATCGGCGCCCATGGGCACCCGGCCTCGCTGTCGCTGACCATCCCGCCGTTGGGGGTGCTGGTGTTGGGGTTGGAGGATTGA
- a CDS encoding DUF4224 domain-containing protein: MELGLCLSRDEIQEFTRTPIRAKQLEFLRRNGIRHYLDNNGRPVVLRAAIGADPITPTPEPAWKPNKALP, translated from the coding sequence ATGGAGCTGGGCTTGTGCCTGTCACGCGACGAGATCCAAGAGTTCACGCGTACCCCGATCAGGGCAAAGCAACTGGAGTTCCTACGGCGGAATGGCATCCGGCATTACCTGGACAACAACGGTCGACCGGTAGTGCTTCGTGCTGCGATCGGTGCTGATCCGATCACTCCGACGCCTGAGCCGGCCTGGAAGCCGAACAAGGCTCTTCCCTAG
- a CDS encoding terminase small subunit, whose translation MLTARRLRFIAALRAGARGKAAAVEAGYSQRTAAQAAWRLARDEEIQAMLAEPQGAMERAAEAQGQQQRLAQTRMETLSRLCDLAIAGNAQAQIAFTRAWRRTTMKRRRIAHG comes from the coding sequence ATGCTGACAGCGCGTCGTCTGCGATTCATCGCCGCCCTCAGAGCCGGTGCGCGCGGGAAAGCCGCGGCAGTTGAGGCCGGCTACAGCCAGCGGACAGCTGCGCAGGCCGCTTGGCGCTTGGCCCGGGACGAAGAGATCCAGGCGATGCTGGCCGAGCCCCAAGGCGCCATGGAACGCGCCGCTGAGGCGCAGGGCCAACAGCAGCGGCTCGCGCAGACGCGAATGGAGACATTGAGCAGACTTTGCGATCTGGCGATAGCGGGAAACGCTCAAGCACAGATCGCATTCACCCGCGCCTGGCGGCGCACAACCATGAAACGCAGGAGAATCGCTCATGGCTAG
- a CDS encoding HK97 family phage prohead protease: MQIDAAKFGTEIGKLVNDAIDRRLGTQRPGRLAHMAVKMHRLEKFVGNGKRTIRGLASTPNVDRHGDIVVPGGGNWNLPLPLLWQHRHDEPIGWVKEARVTPQGLHIVAELAEGLGRADEAWAMIEAKLVDSFSIGFIGLKGSPIPTGTKWEKWELIETSIVTVPSNRESKIGKSVHAGVRLIDNRGSVPLIKAAR, from the coding sequence ATGCAAATCGATGCAGCGAAGTTCGGTACCGAGATCGGCAAGCTGGTGAACGATGCCATTGACCGGCGGCTCGGCACCCAGAGGCCAGGACGCTTGGCGCATATGGCAGTGAAGATGCACCGCTTGGAGAAGTTCGTCGGCAACGGCAAGCGGACCATACGCGGATTGGCGTCGACGCCGAACGTGGACCGCCATGGCGACATCGTGGTGCCGGGCGGTGGGAACTGGAATCTCCCCCTGCCCCTGCTCTGGCAGCATCGCCATGACGAACCCATTGGATGGGTGAAGGAAGCGCGCGTAACGCCGCAGGGCCTGCACATTGTTGCCGAGTTGGCCGAGGGCCTGGGCCGCGCAGATGAGGCCTGGGCAATGATTGAGGCCAAGCTGGTCGACTCCTTCAGCATCGGCTTCATCGGCCTCAAGGGATCTCCTATCCCCACCGGTACCAAGTGGGAGAAGTGGGAGCTGATCGAGACGTCGATTGTCACCGTGCCTAGCAATCGGGAATCGAAGATCGGGAAGTCTGTGCATGCCGGTGTCAGGTTGATCGACAACCGCGGATCCGTCCCTTTGATCAAGGCGGCACGATGA
- a CDS encoding phage major capsid protein: MNSGVSLAARGRNFTRSVLLRAGGCGLDVDSIRQTALTRWGPVGAEDIAKAAVSALGTSDTGNQSPAAVEFFDLIRAQSIYGRLTGLRKIPFRVRMIRMTGGSRGYWVGQAKPIPVSKAALLNTAGIEPAQVAAITVVTDEAVRFGGVAESTFEGDLRRAVAASWDEAFLDRSNAGESTSIEVVRPAAVTYGAPSVAGTGDPVADIAALIEGFSGDLGAAFFVTDPKTAAQLGLYRNGSGLVFPDVGPRGGTIVGIQVLTSSSSPRDSDGGQIALIDPTGIAGGDGGIDVNRSDVAALQMSDTPEEGPTELVSLFQCNLVALKSVVFVNWRVERPGSVSVLTNADYPPAS, translated from the coding sequence ATGAACTCAGGCGTATCCCTTGCCGCCCGCGGCCGCAATTTCACTCGCAGTGTGCTGCTGCGCGCGGGAGGCTGTGGACTGGATGTTGACTCGATCCGCCAGACCGCCCTCACCCGCTGGGGTCCGGTGGGCGCTGAGGACATCGCGAAAGCGGCCGTCTCAGCATTGGGCACCAGCGATACCGGCAATCAGTCGCCCGCTGCCGTAGAGTTTTTTGACCTGATCCGCGCCCAGTCCATCTATGGCCGCTTGACCGGCCTGCGCAAGATCCCATTCCGCGTGCGCATGATTCGGATGACCGGCGGCAGCCGCGGCTACTGGGTGGGCCAGGCCAAGCCCATTCCGGTCAGCAAAGCGGCTCTCCTGAATACCGCCGGCATCGAACCTGCCCAAGTCGCGGCGATCACCGTTGTGACGGATGAGGCAGTGCGCTTCGGCGGCGTCGCTGAATCCACCTTTGAAGGAGACTTGCGCCGTGCCGTGGCAGCGTCATGGGACGAAGCATTCCTGGACCGTAGCAACGCTGGCGAGTCCACTTCCATCGAGGTCGTGCGCCCTGCTGCAGTGACCTACGGTGCACCGAGTGTTGCCGGCACTGGCGATCCCGTGGCCGACATCGCAGCACTGATTGAGGGGTTCTCTGGCGATCTCGGCGCAGCGTTCTTCGTCACCGATCCGAAGACGGCGGCGCAACTCGGGTTGTATCGAAACGGCAGTGGCCTGGTGTTTCCCGACGTTGGTCCTCGGGGCGGGACCATCGTTGGCATCCAGGTTCTCACCAGCTCGAGCTCGCCCCGGGATTCCGATGGCGGCCAGATCGCCCTGATTGATCCCACGGGCATTGCTGGCGGTGATGGTGGCATCGATGTGAACCGCTCAGACGTGGCCGCCCTGCAGATGAGCGACACACCCGAAGAGGGTCCCACCGAACTGGTGAGCCTGTTCCAGTGCAACCTCGTCGCGCTCAAGAGTGTGGTGTTCGTGAACTGGCGTGTCGAGCGGCCGGGCAGCGTCTCGGTGTTGACCAATGCTGACTATCCGCCGGCGAGCTGA
- a CDS encoding helix-turn-helix domain-containing protein codes for MTARAFCPCCGQRWPGEETAINVDDLERDCRARGYMVTADGRVHEDVAAELLGRSVRTLEDWARSEKIPTIRVNRRRTYRLSDIAALMVER; via the coding sequence ATGACCGCCCGCGCCTTCTGTCCATGCTGCGGCCAGCGGTGGCCAGGCGAAGAGACCGCCATCAACGTCGATGACTTGGAGCGCGACTGCCGAGCGCGTGGCTACATGGTCACTGCTGATGGGCGAGTGCACGAAGACGTAGCTGCTGAACTCCTGGGCCGCTCTGTTCGAACCCTCGAGGACTGGGCAAGGTCGGAAAAGATCCCGACCATCCGGGTGAACCGCCGGCGCACCTATCGTCTGTCTGACATTGCCGCTTTGATGGTCGAGCGCTGA
- a CDS encoding helix-turn-helix domain-containing protein → MNSVPANRLKVPAAAKHLGISVSTLDKMRMEGRGPRYLKIGGRVFYRRADLDAYIEGSVVETSDSRGAAA, encoded by the coding sequence ATGAATAGCGTCCCCGCTAACCGGCTCAAGGTGCCAGCAGCCGCCAAGCACTTGGGAATCAGCGTCAGCACGCTGGACAAGATGCGCATGGAGGGGCGCGGCCCCCGCTATCTGAAAATCGGCGGCCGGGTGTTCTACCGCCGCGCGGACCTGGACGCCTACATCGAGGGATCCGTTGTCGAGACGAGCGACAGCCGCGGTGCCGCGGCATGA
- a CDS encoding Arc family DNA-binding protein, which produces MTSEYHQFKLRIPVDLMRRIEAQADAAGRSTSAEMIWRLEKSFDSNLTYLLLDRRTEELNSTREAWFVLAEELRDLRKKRGAGGLSVSDFAALESQIRAKERDLAIAKDQHLRVGAEFDALLEDLKQKVSAEIPQE; this is translated from the coding sequence ATGACCTCCGAATACCACCAGTTCAAGCTCCGCATCCCCGTAGACTTGATGCGCCGTATCGAGGCCCAAGCGGATGCCGCCGGGCGATCGACTTCAGCAGAGATGATCTGGCGACTAGAGAAATCGTTCGATTCCAACCTCACGTACCTTCTTCTTGACCGCCGAACGGAAGAGTTGAATTCAACGCGAGAAGCCTGGTTTGTCTTGGCAGAGGAGCTGCGAGATCTACGGAAAAAACGCGGAGCGGGTGGTTTATCCGTTTCCGACTTCGCAGCGCTGGAGTCGCAGATCCGAGCCAAAGAGCGGGATCTGGCGATTGCCAAGGATCAGCACTTGCGTGTCGGTGCCGAGTTCGATGCGCTGCTCGAAGACCTCAAGCAGAAGGTGTCCGCCGAAATTCCCCAGGAATAG
- a CDS encoding tyrosine-type recombinase/integrase, producing MTAFSKLTRAGMRGLQPGQSLSEHGITYTRTSSGDGRWSVNVMVNRQRHHQVVGLESEGYTRTQAEDVVSALKAAKRSAAHGVAGSRQARALSISQAADDYLAYLAKHDGRDLVAKRMRFQQHLVPHLGQKQAARMTDDDWMAYVAKRKAEGASPATINRERSALLHMLNTMRRRKLLAAVPLLARQAEPEGKLVYLTPAESQRLLKAAANDQSDLAHRFVMVTLYTGLRHSAALNLRAADVDVERRILWIRHDKAGRREQAMPQVLADYLGEVIADMEPEAFLFASPRAKSGRVYQMNAIFSRCVERAGISKHVTPHTMRHTAATNAAHAGLDAATIQMMGGWKTRAMAERYTHAASMRDAMDALQSRLTSRRVTPKLQRRSRKSA from the coding sequence ATGACAGCGTTCAGCAAGCTCACTCGCGCCGGCATGCGCGGCCTGCAGCCTGGCCAGTCGCTGAGCGAGCACGGCATCACCTACACGCGCACCAGCAGCGGGGACGGCCGGTGGTCGGTCAACGTGATGGTCAATCGCCAGCGGCACCACCAGGTGGTCGGCTTGGAGTCGGAGGGCTACACCCGCACGCAGGCCGAAGACGTTGTGAGCGCGCTGAAGGCCGCCAAGCGCTCAGCCGCACATGGGGTAGCAGGTAGCCGTCAGGCGCGCGCTCTGAGCATTTCCCAGGCTGCGGACGACTACCTGGCATACCTGGCCAAGCACGATGGGCGGGACCTGGTGGCGAAGAGGATGCGATTCCAGCAGCACCTGGTGCCGCACCTGGGCCAGAAGCAGGCCGCGCGCATGACCGATGACGACTGGATGGCCTACGTCGCCAAGCGCAAGGCCGAGGGTGCGAGCCCGGCGACGATCAACCGGGAGCGGTCGGCGCTGCTGCACATGCTCAACACGATGCGCCGGCGCAAGCTCTTGGCCGCGGTGCCGCTGCTGGCGCGCCAGGCCGAGCCTGAGGGCAAGCTGGTGTATCTGACGCCGGCCGAGTCGCAGCGCCTCCTGAAGGCTGCAGCGAACGATCAATCGGACTTGGCGCACCGCTTCGTCATGGTGACGCTCTACACCGGCCTGCGGCACAGCGCCGCGCTGAACCTGCGCGCGGCCGATGTCGACGTGGAGCGGCGCATCCTGTGGATCCGTCACGACAAGGCCGGCCGGCGCGAGCAGGCCATGCCGCAGGTGCTGGCCGACTACCTGGGCGAGGTGATCGCCGACATGGAGCCCGAGGCCTTCCTCTTCGCCTCGCCGCGCGCGAAGTCGGGCAGGGTCTACCAGATGAACGCCATCTTCAGTCGATGCGTCGAGCGCGCCGGCATCAGCAAGCACGTCACCCCGCACACGATGCGCCACACCGCGGCGACCAACGCGGCGCATGCCGGCCTCGACGCGGCGACGATCCAGATGATGGGCGGATGGAAGACACGCGCCATGGCGGAACGGTACACTCACGCCGCTTCGATGCGGGACGCGATGGATGCCCTCCAGAGTCGGCTGACAAGCCGCAGGGTTACACCGAAATTGCAACGGCGATCGCGCAAATCCGCTTGA
- a CDS encoding DUF3883 domain-containing protein: MLTLELNGQRYSKTVHARALAERLDGRNRAAIEFKHCNISAVLLALGYPYIDGYKPRGNYQTLLFDVVGGQAQSNDALQAAAQSAVLRPAVMIAPEDTDAVWVPAPTAARVRETPPIYLPRFSLVQRDYLAQEARNQSLGRAGELFVIELETRRLHAAGQKRLANRVEHIAASQGDGLGYDVLSYEINGRERLIEVKTTAFGILTPFHVSRNELARSEADADKYRLYRLFDFRAKPRLFDLPGAIASHCLLESTMYIARF; the protein is encoded by the coding sequence ATGCTCACGCTCGAACTGAACGGCCAGCGGTATAGCAAGACCGTACATGCACGTGCGCTGGCCGAGCGGCTTGACGGGCGCAATCGGGCCGCCATCGAGTTCAAGCACTGCAACATTAGCGCAGTCCTTCTCGCACTCGGCTACCCGTACATCGATGGCTACAAGCCGCGTGGCAACTATCAGACCCTGTTGTTCGATGTGGTGGGAGGTCAGGCGCAGTCGAACGATGCACTACAGGCGGCCGCTCAATCCGCCGTGCTACGACCAGCCGTCATGATCGCCCCAGAGGATACGGATGCCGTATGGGTTCCGGCACCGACAGCGGCGCGGGTGCGAGAGACACCACCTATCTACCTGCCCCGATTCTCGCTTGTCCAACGCGACTACCTGGCACAAGAAGCGCGGAATCAATCGTTGGGCCGGGCCGGCGAGTTGTTCGTAATAGAGTTGGAAACCCGCCGCCTTCATGCAGCTGGCCAGAAACGCCTGGCCAATCGGGTCGAACACATAGCCGCTTCTCAAGGCGATGGCCTAGGCTACGACGTACTCTCCTACGAGATCAATGGCCGAGAACGACTCATCGAGGTAAAGACCACCGCATTCGGCATCCTGACTCCATTCCATGTCAGCCGCAACGAACTGGCGCGCTCGGAAGCCGATGCTGACAAATACCGCCTCTATCGTCTCTTCGACTTCCGTGCAAAGCCACGCCTATTCGATCTGCCCGGCGCCATCGCTTCGCATTGCCTTCTCGAGTCAACGATGTACATCGCGCGCTTCTAA